From Argopecten irradians isolate NY chromosome 2, Ai_NY, whole genome shotgun sequence, the proteins below share one genomic window:
- the LOC138315494 gene encoding ras-related protein Rab-2 produces MSYAYLFKYIIIGDTGVGKSCLLLQFTDKRFQPVHDLTIGVEFGARMITIDGKQIKLQIWDTAGQESFRSITRSYYRGAAGALLVYDITRRDTFNHLTTWLEDARQHSNSNMVIMLIGNKSDLEARRDVKKEEGEAFAREHGLIFMETSAKTAANVEEAFINTAKEIYQKIQDGVFDINNEANGIKIGPQHSPSNPSMPSSGGGGSQGGGCC; encoded by the exons ATGTCATAcgcatatttattcaaatacatTATCATTGGAGATACAG GGGTTGGAAAATCCTGTCTACTCCTACAGTTCACAGACAAGAGGTTCCAGCCTGTCCATGATCTGACAATAG GCGTGGAATTTGGAGCCCGTATGATCACAATTGATGGGAAACAAATCAAACTACAGATTTGGGACACG GCTGGACAGGAGTCATTCCGGTCTATCACCAGATCTTACTACAGAGGAGCTGCTGGAGCACTGCTGGTGTACGACATTACAAG gAGGGACACATTTAATCATTTAACAACGTGGTTGGAAGATGCAAGACAGCATTCAAACTCTAACATGGTCATTATGTTGATAGGAAACAAAAG TGATCTAGAAGCTAGGCGAGATGTTAAAAAGGAGGAAGGTGAAGCCTTTGCCCGAGAGCATGGACTCATCTTTATGGAGACATCTGCTAAAACAGCTGCAAATGTAGAGGAG GCTTTCATTAACACTGCAAAAGAAATCTACCAGAAGATCCAGGATGGCGTATTTGATATTAACAATGAG GCAAATGGTATTAAGATCGGGCCTCAGCACTCCCCAAGCAATCCCAGCATGCCCTCCTCAGGAGGTGGTGGCAGTCAGGGCGGTGGATGTTGTTAA